In Lycium ferocissimum isolate CSIRO_LF1 unplaced genomic scaffold, AGI_CSIRO_Lferr_CH_V1 ctg2344, whole genome shotgun sequence, a single window of DNA contains:
- the LOC132043371 gene encoding uncharacterized protein LOC132043371 yields MFVATRTKKGKQVHEDAQSAISELQNRQHSGETADEAFQAVFGKEQPGRVRCYGRSVTKSSLKKDEEINKLQQKHNNEVSTLKEEIKEMREEMQELRQLRHSFNLFVTPHIPGVVGSNQPSPVDATSGQAVRGQNLPHSSGSTHGPILEKEKVCDAIGGRKSI; encoded by the exons ATGTTTGTTGCAACTCGTACAAAAAAGGGAAAGCAAGTTCATGAAGATGCCCAAAGTGCAATA TCTGAACTTCAGAACCGTCAACACTCTGGGGAAACAGCAGATGAAGCATTTCAGGCAGTGTTTGGAAAGGAGCAGCCTGGTCGAGTACGATGCTATGGTAGATCAGTGACAAAAAGTTCTCTGAAAAAAGATGAGGAAATCAACAAGCTCCAACAGAAGCATAACAATGAAGTCTCTACTTTGAAAGAAGAAATCAAGGAAATGAGAGAAGAAATGCAAGAATTGAGGCAATTGCGACATAGCTTTAATCTatttgtaacacctc ATATACCCGGGGTTGTTGGATCTAACCAACCTTCTCCAGTTGATGCTACTAGTGGACAGGCTGTTAGAGGCCAAAATCTTCCACATTCTTCTGGATCAACTCATGGACCAATTCTTGAAAAG GAGAAGGTGTGTGATGCAATTGGTGGTAGAAAGTCAATTTGA